Proteins encoded within one genomic window of Panicum virgatum strain AP13 chromosome 1N, P.virgatum_v5, whole genome shotgun sequence:
- the LOC120654249 gene encoding uncharacterized protein LOC120654249 encodes MYPCEQDRTAAARTALTNAGYERCAVPRSLQLSSRHQPGKQAVPPPAAAVPPRRARCKKHGASSSRRSSTTVVATDVNNFRAMVQELTGFPAPAILRPLPRRVHAASPFAAAGGAGHGCSGSERHGHRGAGSSSPDAPAPLPAMAPPPLGLFDGLIADLGSPEFDTSWGDLSME; translated from the coding sequence ATGTACCCGTGCGAGCAAGAccgcacggcggcggcacgcaCCGCGCTCACCAACGCGGGCTACGAGCGGTGCGCCGTGCCCCGCTCGCTCCAGCTCTCGTCTCGCCATCAGCCCGGCAAACAAGCAGtacccccgccggcggccgccgtgccgccgcggcgcgccagGTGCAAGAAGCACGGGGCGTCGTCGTCGCGCCGGTCCTCCACCACCGTGGTGGCCACTGACGTCAACAACTTCCGGGCCATGGTGCAGGAGCTCACCGGCTTCCCGGCTCCAGCCATCCTCCGCCCGCTGCCGCGCAGGGTGCACGCGGCCagccccttcgccgccgccggcggcgcggggcatgGTTGCTCTGGTAGCGAACGGCATGGGCATCGCGgtgccggcagcagcagccccgacgctccggcgccgctgcctgcgatggcgccgccgccgctgggcttGTTCGACGGGCTGATAGCGGACCTCGGGTCGCCGGAGTTCGACACCTCCTGGGGAGATCTGTCCATGGAGTAA
- the LOC120653745 gene encoding inactive TPR repeat-containing thioredoxin TTL3-like, whose translation MTESRDPPTGCAMFGIYSGMFRRRRSASMTSLHRVNGTSPAASDAETEAAAAPAAQANPAHRKPAVTHDSSLVRRHSTVPVPAQNGAGARAAPPVNERGRPVPKAANGVGGARTSAEPASEYTGMAAELDKMILDHQRVKGTTQLVRATSGNMMLHRNLGNLNAGAGGASARSSVERGAKMANERKAPNGYAFSGMGNIVKEAKPAGGDLCRALSHRTDPEKLKEMGNEEYRQGHYTEAVALYDQAIMMDARRPAYWSNKAAALAALGRLIEAVGDCKEAVRIDPSYERAHHRLGGLYLRLGEPDRAIYHFKQSSKESTGADVCRAQSVKSRIAKSSDARRLKDWITVLQEAQAAVSDGADCAPQVLALQAEALLRLQRHDEADAVFSGAGAPRFGVDESTKFFGTFGHAYVLIVRVQVDMAAGRFDDAVATAQTACQLDPSNREVTNVQRRAKAAAAARLRGNDLFKAAKFAEACHAYGEGLDREPGNAVLLCNRAACHAKLGRHEKAVEDCSAALTVRPSYSKARLRRADCNVKLERWVASLRDYQVLIQELPENEDVKKALSEVEAKLKSQRNGGEVARPQH comes from the exons ATGACGGAGTCGCGCGACCCGCCCACCGGCTGCGCCATGTTCGGCATCTACAGCGGcatgttccgccgccgccggtctgcCTCCATGACCTCCCTCCACCGGGTCAACGGTacctcgcccgccgcctccgacGCCGAGACCGAGGCCGCAGCGGCTCCGGCTGCGCAGGCGAACCCGGCGCACCGGAAGCCCGCCGTCACCCACGACTCCTCCCTCGTGCGCCGGCATAGCACCGTTCCCGTGCCGGCGCAGAACGGCGCCggggcccgcgccgcgccgccggtgaACGAAAGGGGCAGGCCCGTCCCCAAGGCGGCGAACGGCGTCGGCGGAGCGAGGACCTCGGCGGAGCCGGCGTCGGAGTACACCGGCatggccgcggagctcgacAAGATGATCCTCGACCACCAGAGGGTCAAGGGCACCACGCAGCTGGTGCGCGCCACCTCCGGCAACATGATGCTGCACCGCAACCTCGGCAACCtcaacgccggcgccggcggcgcgtcggCGCGCAGCTCGGTGGAGCGCGGCGCCAAGATGGCCAATGAGCGGAAGGCGCCCAACGGGTACGCGTTCTCGGGCATGGGCAACATTGTCAAGGAGGCCAAGCCAGCGGGGGGCGACCTGTGCCGGGCGCTGTCGCACCGCACGGACCCCGAGAAGCTCAAGGAGATGGGCAACGAGGAATACCGGCAGGGGCATTACACGGAGGCGGTGGCGCTCTACGACCAGGCCATCATGATGGACGCAAGGCGGCCGGCGTACTGGAGCAACAAGGCGGCCGCCCTTGCCGCGCTCGGCCGGCTCATCGAGGCCGTCGGCGACTGCAAGGAGGCTGTCCGGATCGATCCGTCCTACGAGCGCGCTCACCACCGACTTGGCGGCTTGTATCTCAG ATTAGGAGAACCTGACAGGGCCATCTACCACTTCAAGCAGTCGTCCAAGGAATCCACGGGCGCCGACGTTTGTCGCGCGCAGTCGGTGAAGAGCCGCATCGCCAAGAGCAGCGACGCCCGCAGGCTCAAGGACTGGATCACGGTGCTCCAGGAAGCGCAGGCCGCCGTGTCCGACGGCGCCGACTGCGCTCCACAG GTGCTGGCGTTGCAAGCCGAGGCTCTGCTGAGGCTGCAACGGCACGACGAAGCGGACGCGGTGttcagcggcgccggcgcgccgagGTTCGGCGTCGACGAGTCGACCAAGTTCTTCGGTACCTTCGGCCATGCCTACGTCCTCATCGTGAGAGTTCAGGTCGACATGGCTGCAGGGAG GTTCGACGACGCCGTGGCGACGGCGCAGACGGCGTGCCAGCTTGACCCGAGCAACCGGGAGGTCACGAACGTGCAGAGGCGGgccaaggcggcggccgcggcgcggctgCGCGGCAACGACCTCTTCAAGGCCGCCAAGTTCGCCGAAGCGTGCCACGCCTACGGCGAGGGCCTCGACCGGGAGCCCGGCAACGCCGTGCTGCTCTGCAACCGCGCCGCGTGCCACGCCAAGCTCGGGCGGCACGAGAAGGCCGTCGAGGACTGCAGCGCCGCGCTCACCGTGCGCCCGTCGTACAGCAAGGCGCGGCTCCGGCGGGCAGACTGCAACGTCAAG CTGGAGAGATGGGTAGCGTCCTTGAGAGATTACCAGGTGCTGATCCAAGAGCTCCCGGAGAATGAGGACGTGAAGAAGGCTCTCTCCGAGGTCGAAGCCAAGCTCAAGAGCCAAAGGAATGGGGGAGAAGTAGCAAGGCCTCAGCACTGA